The proteins below come from a single Chitinophaga pinensis DSM 2588 genomic window:
- a CDS encoding HU family DNA-binding protein codes for MRKADLINNIAEKTGIPKVDVLVTLEAMFKEVKEALANGEHIYIRGFGSFITKKRAAKIGRNIKKNVAVEIPEHFIPAFKPSKEFVAEVKKLKSL; via the coding sequence ATGAGAAAAGCTGACTTAATTAACAATATTGCTGAAAAAACCGGCATACCTAAAGTAGATGTGTTAGTAACACTAGAAGCCATGTTTAAGGAGGTCAAGGAAGCGTTGGCTAATGGCGAGCATATCTATATCAGGGGCTTTGGTAGCTTCATTACGAAAAAGAGAGCTGCTAAAATTGGCCGTAACATCAAGAAGAACGTTGCCGTAGAGATTCCGGAACATTTTATTCCGGCGTTTAAGCCTTCTAAAGAATTCGTTGCAGAAGTAAAGAAGCTTAAAAGTTTGTAG
- a CDS encoding tetratricopeptide repeat protein encodes MQPNILGVQKSQILLVGAAATLLVVLVAFGRTVPHSDKKAMPTAAHMHDGQEGKPIAFDELLASAKQKIPADKLVAITALENKTVRGDVKTQQIDAYKQLYASWDSLNQLPIAAYYLGESAKLENSEKSLTFAANLFLEHLEHAEDPAIAKWESSQAISLLGQAIELNPKNDSLKIKQALLYMNTGEPMVGVQKLRDVVAANPDNAEAQITLANLAIQSNQFDKAIERMESFTQKHPDEAKAVFVLAEAYRGKGDIKKAVELLEHCKTLLNDPSLKAEIDNYIKSIK; translated from the coding sequence TTGCAGCCTAATATTTTAGGCGTGCAAAAATCACAGATTCTCTTGGTCGGTGCCGCAGCGACATTACTCGTAGTATTAGTCGCCTTCGGCCGCACCGTGCCTCATTCGGATAAAAAAGCGATGCCAACTGCCGCTCATATGCATGACGGACAGGAGGGAAAACCTATTGCCTTTGATGAATTGCTGGCGTCTGCCAAGCAAAAAATCCCTGCAGATAAACTCGTGGCCATCACCGCTCTTGAAAACAAGACGGTGCGGGGTGACGTGAAGACTCAGCAAATAGACGCTTACAAACAGTTATATGCCTCCTGGGACAGTCTTAACCAACTGCCCATAGCTGCGTATTATCTTGGCGAATCAGCCAAGTTGGAAAATTCCGAAAAAAGCCTCACCTTTGCAGCCAATTTATTTTTAGAACATCTGGAGCACGCAGAGGACCCTGCTATTGCCAAATGGGAAAGTTCACAGGCTATCAGCCTGTTGGGTCAGGCTATTGAGCTGAATCCTAAGAACGACTCCCTGAAGATTAAACAGGCACTGCTGTATATGAATACAGGAGAACCTATGGTAGGCGTCCAAAAATTGCGGGATGTGGTAGCGGCCAATCCTGATAATGCAGAAGCTCAGATAACATTGGCAAATCTAGCTATACAGTCTAATCAGTTTGATAAAGCCATAGAAAGGATGGAGTCGTTCACTCAGAAACATCCTGACGAGGCTAAAGCTGTATTTGTATTAGCAGAAGCGTATCGCGGCAAAGGTGATATCAAAAAGGCGGTCGAATTACTGGAACACTGTAAGACACTGTTAAATGATCCCTCACTGAAGGCTGAAATAGATAATTATATTAAGAGTATTAAATAA
- a CDS encoding Rne/Rng family ribonuclease: MNKELIINAAPTGVEIALLEDKKLVELHHESGNPNFSVGDLYLGRVKKLIPGLNAAFVDVGFEKDAFLHYTDLSPYIRSILKFTQQAISDKTPEGFDFTKFKNEPEIVKTGKITDVLGGKPNILVQILKEPISSKGPRLSCEISLPGRFIVLTPFNDIVAVSKKIHSSEERKRLQKIVEAIKTPNFGVIVRTAAEGKKTAELHEDLTTLVETWKNIQANLRGAQPPQKILSEQAKTTSILRDLLNESFNRIVINDRNMYSDTRAYIQKIAPEKQDIVQHYHNGAPIFDHYGVTRQVKASFGKTVNLDSGVYLIIEATEALHVIDVNSGYKSSSNNQEQNALASNLEAAAEIARQLRLRDLGGIIIIDFIDMKLPENKKVVYEAMEKFMAQDRAKHTILPISKFGLMQITRQRVKPEVTISVAEDCPTCHGTGKIGASVLIIDEVEKNLQYLINHQHKGLTLRVHPIFYSYLAKGFLTSRQWKWYFQYKKWVKVKADSNYHLTEYRFFDANEEEIKL, from the coding sequence TTGAACAAGGAACTTATTATAAATGCGGCACCTACTGGTGTGGAAATAGCGTTGCTGGAAGATAAGAAACTGGTGGAATTGCATCACGAAAGCGGCAATCCCAACTTTTCTGTAGGGGATTTATACCTCGGGCGGGTGAAAAAATTGATCCCGGGCCTTAATGCGGCTTTTGTTGATGTGGGTTTCGAGAAAGATGCTTTCTTACATTACACAGACCTTAGCCCATATATACGTTCTATACTCAAATTTACCCAGCAGGCTATTTCAGATAAAACCCCAGAGGGGTTTGACTTTACAAAGTTTAAGAATGAGCCGGAGATTGTAAAAACCGGCAAAATCACAGATGTGCTGGGCGGTAAGCCTAACATCCTGGTGCAGATCTTAAAAGAACCGATTTCCTCCAAAGGTCCTCGTCTTAGTTGCGAAATTTCTCTTCCCGGAAGATTCATCGTGTTAACACCCTTTAATGACATTGTCGCAGTATCTAAAAAGATACACTCTTCCGAAGAAAGAAAAAGACTACAAAAAATAGTCGAAGCGATCAAAACACCCAATTTTGGTGTGATCGTACGTACCGCGGCAGAAGGAAAGAAAACGGCTGAACTGCATGAGGACCTGACAACACTTGTGGAAACCTGGAAAAATATTCAGGCTAACCTGCGCGGTGCACAACCTCCGCAGAAAATCCTGAGTGAACAGGCCAAGACTACCAGCATCTTACGTGATCTTCTTAACGAGAGCTTTAACCGAATTGTGATCAATGATCGCAACATGTATTCTGATACCAGGGCCTATATCCAAAAGATTGCCCCTGAAAAACAGGATATTGTACAGCATTATCACAACGGCGCTCCTATCTTCGATCATTATGGCGTTACCCGCCAGGTGAAAGCTTCCTTCGGGAAAACAGTCAACCTGGACAGTGGCGTATACCTGATCATAGAAGCGACAGAAGCTTTACATGTCATCGACGTTAACAGCGGATACAAAAGCTCCAGCAATAACCAGGAACAGAATGCCCTCGCATCCAACCTGGAAGCTGCTGCAGAAATAGCCCGTCAGTTACGACTCCGTGACCTGGGTGGTATCATCATCATCGACTTCATTGATATGAAGTTGCCGGAGAATAAGAAAGTAGTATACGAAGCCATGGAGAAATTCATGGCGCAGGACAGAGCAAAACACACCATCCTGCCTATTTCGAAATTCGGTCTGATGCAGATCACCCGCCAACGCGTGAAACCCGAAGTCACTATTTCAGTCGCAGAAGATTGCCCTACCTGTCACGGTACCGGTAAAATCGGCGCTTCCGTTCTGATCATTGACGAAGTCGAAAAGAACCTGCAATACCTGATCAACCATCAGCATAAAGGTCTTACTCTCAGGGTACACCCTATATTTTACTCCTACCTGGCCAAAGGATTCCTTACCTCCCGCCAGTGGAAATGGTACTTCCAGTACAAGAAATGGGTCAAGGTTAAAGCTGACTCCAACTACCATCTGACAGAATATCGCTTCTTTGATGCCAACGAGGAAGAGATCAAATTATAA
- a CDS encoding murein L,D-transpeptidase, with product MSVRYTCLLLSSIVLLASCGGRFSRKKGMVRDTSHYTKQEYIDLTLDSNAVNLFLQKDTAYADYIRDFYRQREFHYAWIGNDGQLTEQAGNFINMMKADADYGLHDSTIISKPLREMYDTLLIEGEKLRPGDKAIPRAELLLTAQFFAYGNKVWSGLTSDSAKSLEWFIPRKKINMESLLDSMVNKPASAFEEPVNRQYKLLRNQLKKLSDLEKMPWDSLKASRKLYKKEESDPLVTSVKQRLHLLGDLALADTSQLFTPALDSAIRNFQDRTGLKTDGTIQAPLLNALNVTPRQRIRQILINMERIRWVPAEPPAEYLLVNIPAFKLYVYNNNKLDWTCNVVVGKPGANTVIFSNEVKYVVFAPYWNVPPGILVNEVLPAMKRNTGYLARQNMEVVTGSGSPVNAGSLNWARYSGGNFPYIIRQKPGGHNALGKVKFLFPNEYNIYLHDTPSKGLFGENKRTFSHGCIRVSEPQHLAEWLLRKDSTWTQKKIVEAMNGSKEKFVTLKERVPVYIGYFTAFVDSDGRLNFRDDVYGHDAKLAATLFGNK from the coding sequence ATGTCTGTACGTTACACATGTCTGTTACTTTCCTCAATCGTCCTGCTGGCCTCCTGTGGTGGAAGATTCAGCAGAAAAAAAGGTATGGTAAGGGATACTTCCCACTATACCAAACAGGAATACATCGATCTCACACTGGACAGCAATGCTGTCAACCTCTTTCTGCAAAAGGATACTGCTTACGCTGACTACATCCGTGATTTCTACCGGCAGCGGGAATTTCACTATGCATGGATCGGCAACGACGGACAACTGACCGAGCAGGCCGGTAACTTCATCAACATGATGAAAGCAGATGCTGATTATGGTTTACATGACAGCACCATTATCAGTAAACCCCTGCGTGAAATGTATGATACGCTCCTGATAGAGGGGGAGAAACTGCGTCCGGGCGATAAAGCCATTCCACGTGCGGAATTACTGCTCACCGCACAGTTCTTTGCCTATGGTAATAAGGTATGGAGCGGATTGACTTCCGACAGTGCCAAGTCGTTGGAATGGTTCATCCCCCGTAAGAAGATCAATATGGAAAGTCTGCTGGATTCTATGGTGAATAAACCTGCCAGCGCTTTTGAAGAGCCGGTGAACAGACAATATAAACTGCTGCGGAATCAGTTAAAGAAACTGTCGGACCTGGAGAAAATGCCGTGGGATTCATTGAAGGCTTCCCGCAAACTATATAAGAAAGAAGAGTCTGACCCGCTTGTTACCAGTGTGAAACAGCGTTTACATCTGCTGGGCGACCTGGCCCTGGCAGATACTTCCCAGTTATTTACACCTGCACTGGATTCGGCTATACGTAATTTCCAGGACCGTACAGGCTTAAAGACAGACGGTACTATTCAGGCGCCTTTGCTGAATGCGCTGAATGTTACACCCCGTCAGCGCATCCGCCAGATCCTGATCAATATGGAACGTATTCGCTGGGTACCGGCAGAACCACCTGCGGAATACCTGCTGGTGAACATACCTGCTTTTAAGTTATATGTCTACAATAATAATAAGCTGGACTGGACGTGTAATGTAGTAGTGGGTAAACCGGGTGCTAACACGGTTATCTTCAGCAATGAGGTGAAATATGTTGTGTTTGCGCCTTACTGGAATGTGCCTCCGGGCATACTGGTCAATGAGGTATTACCAGCGATGAAAAGGAACACCGGTTACCTGGCCAGACAGAATATGGAAGTGGTAACAGGCAGCGGGAGTCCTGTGAATGCCGGTTCGCTGAACTGGGCTAGGTATTCCGGTGGCAATTTCCCTTATATCATTCGTCAGAAACCGGGTGGTCATAATGCATTGGGCAAGGTGAAGTTCCTGTTTCCGAACGAATACAATATTTATCTCCATGATACGCCGTCCAAGGGTTTATTTGGAGAGAACAAGCGTACTTTCAGCCATGGCTGCATCCGTGTATCTGAGCCGCAACATCTTGCGGAGTGGTTACTGCGTAAGGATTCTACCTGGACGCAGAAGAAAATTGTGGAAGCGATGAATGGCAGTAAGGAGAAGTTTGTTACCCTGAAAGAGCGGGTACCGGTATATATCGGATATTTCACGGCTTTCGTGGATAGTGATGGCAGGTTGAATTTCCGGGATGATGTGTACGGACATGATGCAAAACTGGCTGCCACTTTGTTTGGCAACAAATAA
- a CDS encoding RidA family protein, which translates to MEKQIINTNNAPAPIGPYNQAVQSGNLLFVSGQIAINPETNQLVLDDIKTETHQVMKNLKGILTAAGMDFNNVLKTTIFIMNMNDFAQINEVYGSYFTSDFPARETVQVAALPKGVNVEISVIASK; encoded by the coding sequence ATGGAAAAACAGATCATCAATACGAATAATGCGCCTGCTCCTATCGGTCCGTACAATCAGGCCGTACAGTCAGGTAACCTGCTGTTTGTATCCGGACAAATAGCCATCAATCCGGAAACCAATCAACTGGTGCTGGATGATATCAAAACCGAAACCCACCAGGTGATGAAAAACCTGAAAGGTATACTTACCGCAGCCGGTATGGACTTCAACAATGTACTGAAGACGACCATTTTCATCATGAACATGAACGACTTTGCACAGATCAATGAAGTATACGGTTCCTATTTTACCAGCGACTTCCCTGCGCGTGAAACCGTACAGGTAGCTGCACTGCCAAAAGGCGTGAATGTTGAGATCTCTGTGATCGCGAGCAAATAA
- a CDS encoding 3-hydroxyacyl-CoA dehydrogenase family protein → MNILVIGEEPHYAAFLEKGGLNGHRVQQVISLERTGSLADYELVIDLNFDEHTERAGVYARFPQVPVLANIVRTSLSALMNDYAFEQGFSIIGCNWLPGFLTMSVMELSVMDDAQTTSMRNIMTVLGWEYEIVEDRVGLVTPRVICMIINEAYMAAQEGTASREDINTAMRLGTNYPMGPFEWCDKIGIRHVCGVLDAVYRATGNERYKISALLAREAGMDVAVM, encoded by the coding sequence ATGAATATCCTCGTTATAGGAGAGGAGCCGCATTATGCAGCTTTTCTCGAAAAAGGTGGTTTGAATGGGCACCGGGTGCAGCAGGTAATATCGCTGGAGCGGACAGGGTCGCTGGCAGATTATGAGTTGGTGATAGACCTGAATTTTGATGAACATACCGAACGGGCCGGTGTATATGCCCGTTTTCCACAGGTGCCTGTACTTGCTAATATCGTAAGGACTTCGCTGTCAGCACTGATGAATGATTATGCTTTCGAGCAGGGATTCTCTATCATAGGATGTAACTGGTTGCCGGGATTTCTGACAATGTCTGTGATGGAATTATCTGTGATGGATGATGCGCAAACGACTTCGATGCGTAATATTATGACTGTGTTGGGGTGGGAATATGAGATTGTGGAAGACAGGGTCGGACTGGTAACGCCGAGAGTGATCTGTATGATCATTAACGAAGCATATATGGCGGCACAGGAAGGCACTGCGTCAAGAGAAGATATCAATACTGCCATGAGATTAGGGACTAATTATCCGATGGGACCTTTCGAATGGTGTGATAAAATAGGTATTCGTCATGTGTGCGGCGTACTGGACGCTGTGTACAGGGCTACCGGTAATGAACGATATAAAATAAGCGCACTGCTGGCTCGTGAAGCTGGTATGGATGTAGCTGTCATGTGA
- the tsaB gene encoding tRNA (adenosine(37)-N6)-threonylcarbamoyltransferase complex dimerization subunit type 1 TsaB has product MSLILHIDTATSVGSVCLSKDGQALQTLVNDKQQDHAASMVLFVKEIMQQQGVTPADLDAVAVSAGPGSYTGLRVGVATAKGLCYTWEKPLIAVSTLQMMAQGILSRTNDTGALYCPMLDARRMEVYTAIYDGSLNIVIAPHALILTSEAFSEQIAKHKIYFFGNGSDKWQQLMPSNHNALFLPYILNAADMVPLATAAFARKAFEDVAYFSPFYLKPFHSTMKK; this is encoded by the coding sequence TTGTCTTTAATACTGCATATAGATACAGCAACTTCAGTAGGGTCTGTTTGTTTGTCAAAAGATGGACAGGCATTGCAGACATTGGTGAATGATAAACAGCAGGACCATGCTGCGAGTATGGTATTGTTTGTAAAAGAAATCATGCAGCAGCAGGGTGTTACACCTGCTGATCTTGATGCGGTTGCAGTCAGCGCGGGACCTGGGTCTTATACAGGATTAAGGGTAGGTGTAGCTACGGCAAAAGGACTTTGTTATACATGGGAAAAACCATTGATAGCTGTATCGACCTTACAGATGATGGCGCAGGGTATATTATCCCGTACAAATGATACAGGCGCATTGTATTGCCCGATGCTGGATGCGCGGAGAATGGAAGTATACACAGCTATCTATGATGGGTCGTTGAATATCGTAATTGCTCCCCATGCGTTAATACTCACTTCTGAAGCATTCAGTGAACAGATTGCAAAACATAAAATATACTTTTTTGGAAACGGTAGTGACAAATGGCAACAGTTAATGCCATCAAACCATAATGCGTTGTTTCTTCCTTATATATTGAATGCTGCGGATATGGTACCGTTAGCTACAGCGGCTTTTGCACGTAAAGCATTTGAAGATGTGGCGTATTTCAGCCCATTTTACCTCAAACCTTTCCATTCTACCATGAAAAAATAG
- a CDS encoding ArsR/SmtB family transcription factor, whose protein sequence is MEKTLLTTSSNTLIISRGTNEKDQIKLDYIAVKKAAMVLRAINHKLRQQMIKLLEDHKKMTVTEIYVKLRLEQSVASQHLAILRRAGIVITERDGKFIHYTINKQRIAEVAKFVEELVG, encoded by the coding sequence ATGGAAAAAACATTATTAACGACCTCTTCTAATACTCTTATTATTTCTAGAGGTACCAATGAAAAAGACCAAATTAAATTGGATTACATTGCCGTTAAGAAGGCGGCTATGGTTTTGCGTGCGATAAACCATAAGCTGCGCCAGCAAATGATTAAGTTGCTGGAAGATCACAAAAAAATGACAGTAACTGAAATCTACGTTAAGCTGCGTCTTGAGCAGTCAGTGGCTTCACAGCATCTGGCTATTCTGCGCCGTGCCGGCATTGTGATTACAGAAAGAGATGGTAAGTTCATTCACTATACGATCAACAAACAGCGTATAGCGGAAGTCGCCAAATTTGTAGAGGAGCTGGTAGGCTAA
- a CDS encoding MBL fold metallo-hydrolase, producing the protein MFVKQLYTNCLSEAAYFIESEGEAVVIDPLRDIDAYLDLAKERNATIKYIFETHFHADFVSGHLDLAAATNAPIVYGPEAVTTFPIYLAKDGEKFTIGKLTLEVLHTPGHTLESTCYLLSDEAGNPHSIFTGDTLFVGDVGRPDLFSGNLTKEELAGYLFDSLNNKIKVLPDNVIVYPAHGPGSSCGKNLGPHTYSTLGDEKSTNYALKAADKDAFIQEVTSGLSTPPSYFPINARINKEGYDALQAVMEKSNRALSVAEVKEKLKDEILILDTRPAAEFTEGFVPGSISIGLEGRFAEWAGSLLPFGEDIILVTSPGKEEETIVRLARVGFDHVAGYLEGGYDAWIAAGEPRDLIITVEPDELAMDLPHDENLVIVDVRKPAEYADGHIEGAMNLTLSDMTDPGNLADFDDNHNLYVHCQGGYRSIIACSIMKREGIHNLRNVQGGYNAMKTQEGLKVVQEKNVLN; encoded by the coding sequence ATGTTCGTCAAGCAACTTTACACCAATTGCTTATCAGAAGCCGCCTACTTTATCGAGTCAGAAGGAGAAGCTGTTGTGATAGATCCTTTAAGGGATATTGACGCTTACCTTGATTTAGCTAAAGAGCGTAATGCCACCATTAAATACATTTTTGAGACGCACTTTCATGCCGACTTTGTTTCCGGTCACCTGGACTTAGCTGCTGCTACAAATGCTCCCATCGTATACGGCCCAGAAGCTGTTACCACCTTCCCGATCTATCTCGCAAAAGACGGCGAGAAATTTACCATCGGTAAACTGACACTTGAAGTATTGCATACACCGGGACATACCCTGGAGTCTACCTGCTATCTTTTATCTGATGAAGCGGGGAATCCTCACAGTATATTCACCGGCGATACTTTGTTTGTAGGTGATGTAGGACGTCCTGACCTTTTCAGCGGCAACCTGACCAAAGAAGAACTGGCAGGTTACCTGTTCGACTCACTGAATAACAAGATCAAAGTATTACCTGACAACGTTATTGTTTATCCTGCACATGGTCCCGGATCTTCCTGCGGAAAGAACCTGGGTCCTCATACCTACAGCACACTGGGTGATGAAAAAAGCACCAACTATGCGCTGAAGGCTGCGGATAAAGATGCGTTTATTCAGGAAGTAACTTCCGGTTTGAGTACACCTCCATCTTATTTCCCGATTAATGCACGTATCAACAAAGAGGGATATGATGCATTACAGGCTGTAATGGAGAAAAGCAACCGTGCATTGTCTGTTGCAGAAGTGAAGGAAAAACTGAAAGATGAAATACTGATTCTTGATACACGTCCTGCTGCTGAATTTACAGAAGGATTTGTACCAGGTTCTATCAGTATCGGTCTGGAAGGCCGTTTTGCTGAATGGGCAGGTAGTCTGCTGCCTTTTGGCGAAGACATCATTCTTGTTACCAGCCCTGGTAAAGAAGAAGAGACCATCGTACGTCTTGCACGTGTAGGATTTGACCACGTAGCCGGTTACCTGGAAGGTGGTTATGATGCCTGGATCGCTGCCGGTGAGCCACGCGATCTGATTATCACTGTAGAACCGGATGAACTGGCCATGGATCTGCCACATGATGAGAACCTGGTCATTGTAGATGTTCGTAAGCCTGCGGAGTATGCAGACGGCCATATCGAAGGCGCGATGAATCTTACCCTCAGCGACATGACAGATCCAGGAAATCTGGCTGATTTCGACGATAATCACAATCTGTATGTACACTGCCAGGGTGGTTACCGTAGCATCATCGCCTGTTCTATCATGAAAAGAGAAGGTATTCACAATCTTCGCAATGTGCAGGGTGGTTACAACGCCATGAAAACACAGGAAGGTCTGAAAGTAGTGCAGGAGAAGAACGTCCTGAACTAA
- a CDS encoding glucose 1-dehydrogenase, which produces MGKLLDGQIALVTGSSSGIGAAIAVAFGEAGATVVVNHHSDKSLKGAEEVLAKIKAAGSDGFVQQCDISKEDEVKKMYAEIFSRFGTVDIVVANAGIQQDANLFDMTLEQWNTVINTNLTGQFLCAREAAREFRRRGVVEGRSKAAGKIICMSSVHEVIPWAGHVNYAASKGGVKLLMQSMAQELAPHRIRVNGLAPGAIKTRINEDAWDTPEDEKKLLELIPYGRVGIPEDVAKAAVWLASDESDYVTGTTLFVDGGMTLYPGFADNG; this is translated from the coding sequence ATGGGAAAACTATTAGACGGACAGATTGCACTCGTTACCGGCAGCAGTAGCGGTATTGGCGCTGCTATTGCGGTGGCTTTCGGCGAAGCCGGGGCTACAGTTGTGGTGAACCATCACAGTGACAAAAGTCTGAAAGGCGCCGAAGAAGTACTGGCTAAAATCAAAGCAGCGGGCAGCGACGGTTTTGTTCAGCAATGCGATATCAGTAAAGAAGACGAGGTAAAGAAGATGTATGCGGAAATCTTTTCCCGCTTTGGTACTGTAGACATAGTTGTGGCCAATGCCGGTATCCAGCAGGACGCCAATCTGTTTGACATGACGCTGGAGCAGTGGAATACAGTGATTAATACCAATCTGACAGGCCAGTTCCTTTGTGCGCGTGAAGCCGCGCGGGAATTCAGACGCAGAGGTGTTGTGGAAGGCCGCTCCAAAGCTGCCGGAAAGATCATCTGTATGAGCAGTGTACATGAAGTGATTCCATGGGCAGGACATGTGAATTATGCGGCCAGTAAAGGTGGTGTGAAGCTGTTGATGCAGTCTATGGCACAGGAGCTGGCGCCGCATCGTATCAGGGTTAACGGACTGGCTCCCGGGGCTATTAAAACCCGTATCAATGAAGATGCCTGGGATACGCCCGAAGATGAGAAAAAGCTGCTGGAACTCATTCCATATGGCAGGGTAGGAATACCGGAAGACGTTGCAAAAGCGGCTGTGTGGCTGGCCAGTGACGAGAGTGATTATGTGACGGGAACGACCCTGTTTGTGGATGGTGGCATGACCCTTTATCCTGGTTTTGCAGATAATGGTTGA
- a CDS encoding BON domain-containing protein, with product MKCKTFLMAGMMFLAVCLFACSPSDSSVQQSVNEKLTASPGVTAEVKEGVVTLNGEVADDAAKTAAEDAVKGVSGVKSVTNNIMVQAAVPPPPPPAAPDSTMKTDSAAMK from the coding sequence ATGAAATGTAAAACTTTCCTGATGGCTGGAATGATGTTCCTTGCCGTATGCTTATTTGCCTGTTCGCCCAGTGATAGCAGCGTTCAGCAATCCGTTAATGAGAAACTCACTGCTTCCCCAGGCGTTACTGCCGAAGTAAAGGAAGGAGTTGTTACCCTGAATGGTGAAGTAGCTGACGATGCCGCAAAAACAGCTGCAGAAGATGCAGTGAAAGGCGTCAGCGGTGTGAAATCTGTGACTAACAACATTATGGTGCAGGCAGCAGTTCCTCCACCACCCCCACCAGCAGCTCCTGATTCTACGATGAAAACAGACAGTGCTGCTATGAAATAG
- a CDS encoding lysophospholipid acyltransferase family protein, translated as MYYLLLAFMYGISILPLWLLYRISDVLYLIIYYVVGYRKSVVFENLKQAFPDKTEKEITRLAKKYYLNLTDMMVETIKLLTLSQQQLQRRFVCDLTVLHKLYAEGKSCQMHLGHNFNWEWANQFCMQGVKFPFLVVYMPLTSKVGDRMFRYFREKSGSTLLPANDIKNSMLPWMDKQYLIALVADQNPGNPRRSYWYPFLNKMTAFYKGPEMTARRSNIPVVFVDIRKVKRGYYHATLKLAFEEPATVPEGQITEDFVKFLEGNIREQPDVWVWSHRRWKHEYRE; from the coding sequence ATGTATTATTTGTTACTGGCATTTATGTACGGCATTTCCATATTGCCGTTATGGTTATTATATCGCATCAGTGATGTTTTATACCTGATCATTTATTATGTTGTTGGTTACCGTAAATCAGTTGTATTTGAGAATCTGAAGCAGGCATTTCCCGATAAAACGGAGAAAGAAATTACCCGGCTTGCAAAGAAATACTATCTCAATCTGACCGATATGATGGTGGAAACCATCAAATTGCTCACGCTCAGCCAGCAACAGCTGCAACGCCGTTTCGTCTGCGACCTGACCGTCCTGCATAAACTATATGCTGAAGGCAAAAGCTGCCAGATGCATCTGGGACATAACTTCAATTGGGAATGGGCGAATCAGTTCTGTATGCAGGGGGTAAAATTTCCTTTCCTGGTAGTATATATGCCACTGACCAGCAAAGTGGGTGATCGTATGTTCCGGTATTTCCGCGAGAAATCCGGCAGTACACTGTTGCCCGCCAATGATATCAAGAACAGTATGTTGCCCTGGATGGACAAACAATACCTGATTGCACTCGTAGCAGATCAGAATCCCGGTAACCCACGCCGCAGTTACTGGTATCCTTTCCTGAACAAAATGACCGCATTTTATAAAGGGCCGGAAATGACCGCCCGCAGAAGCAATATTCCTGTTGTTTTTGTAGATATCCGTAAGGTAAAAAGAGGGTATTATCACGCTACCCTGAAATTAGCGTTTGAAGAACCCGCAACGGTGCCGGAAGGGCAGATCACAGAAGATTTTGTAAAATTCCTGGAAGGAAATATCCGGGAGCAACCCGATGTATGGGTGTGGAGCCACAGAAGGTGGAAACATGAGTACAGGGAGTAA